From Herbiconiux flava, one genomic window encodes:
- a CDS encoding NAD(P)H-hydrate dehydratase, with product MTSDQTDSTTAQDAPPPVVVTPAVLRDWPLPGPGASKYDRGQVLVVGGDRRSPGAAMLAAEATLRVGAGRLTIALAESVALTAAVALPESGVVPLPERSGHIDGASIDEAADDLGSADAVLVGPGLDDADEAKRMLDRLPALVGESTVLVLDAYALGVLPDSSAREALAGRLVLTPNVGEAGRLLASTDDAELAEGDDPDLGEVARAVAREYGAVVSCQNRIAHPDGRLWIVGTGHGGLGTSGSGDVLAGAITGLCARGASLEQAAVWATHAHAAAGDRLAVRVGPLGFLASELLSELPRVLVEIG from the coding sequence ATGACCAGTGACCAGACCGATTCGACGACGGCTCAGGATGCTCCGCCGCCCGTCGTCGTCACCCCCGCCGTGCTGCGGGACTGGCCCTTGCCCGGCCCGGGCGCGTCGAAGTACGACCGGGGCCAGGTGCTCGTCGTGGGCGGCGACCGCCGCTCGCCCGGAGCCGCGATGCTCGCCGCCGAGGCCACCCTGCGCGTCGGTGCCGGACGCCTCACCATCGCACTCGCCGAGAGCGTCGCGCTGACGGCCGCCGTCGCGCTGCCCGAGTCGGGCGTCGTTCCGCTGCCCGAGCGCTCGGGCCACATCGACGGCGCCTCGATCGACGAGGCCGCCGACGACCTGGGCTCCGCGGATGCCGTGCTGGTCGGCCCCGGGCTCGACGACGCCGACGAGGCCAAGCGGATGCTCGACCGCCTGCCCGCGCTCGTCGGCGAGTCGACCGTGCTGGTGCTCGACGCCTACGCGCTGGGCGTGCTGCCCGACTCGTCCGCCCGGGAGGCGCTCGCCGGGCGCCTCGTGCTGACGCCGAACGTGGGGGAGGCGGGGCGGCTGCTGGCCTCGACCGACGACGCCGAGCTCGCCGAGGGCGACGACCCCGACCTCGGGGAGGTGGCCCGAGCGGTCGCTCGCGAGTACGGAGCCGTCGTGTCGTGCCAGAACCGGATCGCGCACCCCGACGGCCGGCTCTGGATCGTCGGCACAGGCCACGGCGGCCTCGGCACCTCGGGCAGCGGCGACGTGCTCGCGGGCGCGATCACCGGGCTCTGCGCCCGGGGTGCGTCGCTCGAGCAGGCCGCCGTCTGGGCGACGCACGCCCACGCGGCGGCGGGGGACCGGCTGGCCGTGCGGGTGGGGCCGCTCGGGTTCCTCGCGAGCGAGCTGCTCTCCGAGCTGCCTCGGGTGCTCGTCGAGATCGGCTGA